Below is a genomic region from Anaerolineales bacterium.
TCCATCACCGTGGGGATCAAATACGTCGAAAGCAGTCCGGTCTGTACGTAGCCACCTTCTTGCTGGAAATCTTCCAGTAGCGCGTAGCCGCTGGCCTGCACGATGGCGCCTTCGATCTGGCCGTGAACGCCCTGCGGGTTCACGGCTTGCCCCACGTCGTCGGCGCAGATCACCTCCAACAAATGCACTTTGCCGGTATCCGTGTCCACTTCCACACGGGCGATTTCCGCCACGTACCCGTAGGCGAAATTCGGCTCGGATTTGCCGGTCTGCGGATCGAAGGGCGTCGTCGCCGGCGGGCGGTATTCATACGTCGCCACCGCAGGGCGTTCCTCGCCGTGCCACTTTTCCAGCGCCGCCGCCACTGCGCCGCGAATCGAGTTGCCCGACATGAAGGTCATGCGTGAGGCCGAAGCCGAACCCGAATCGTCGGAGGTCGCCGTGTCGGATGCCACCAGACGTACCTTGTCGATGGAGACGCCGGCCGCCTCCGCCGCCATCTGCGTCATGACGGTATGCGACCCCTGCCCGACGTCCGCCCCGGCGTGGCGCAGCACCAATTCCTCGATCTCACCTGCACCGTGCAGCTCCACCGTCGCCGTGCACAGTTCGGGCGCGCCAAACGAGAAGCCCACGTTCTTGAACCCACAGGCAAATCCAACCCCACGGCGAAGATGCGCCTTACCATCCTCTACTTCCTCGCCGTCTGCTTTCCTCTTCCAACCCTGCTTCGTCTGCCGCCAACCGCCCTTTTGCGCGCAGGCGGCCAACACCTTGTCCATGCTGACGCCTTCGGGCAGCGGCGTCCCCGACGACAGCAGGGAGCCTTCCCGGAAAATATTGTGCTCGCGGATTTCGACGGGATCCATGCCCAATGCTTCTGCCAGCTTGTTCATCTGCCCTTCGGCGGCGAAGGCGCCCTGCGGCCCGCCAAATCCGCGGAACGCGCCGCCCGGAATGTGATTCGTGTACACCGCATAGGCGTCCACTTTCACGTTGGGGATTTCGTACGGCCCGGTGCACATCAAGGTGGCGTTCCCCAGTACCTTCGTCGAGGTGTAGGCGTAGGCGCCGCCGTCCTGGATCACATCGACTTCCGCCGCCAGAATTTTCCCTTCGCGGCTTGCACCCCATCTGGCGCGCAAGACGAATGGATGCCGCTTGTGGTGCCCGAGAATCGACTCCTCACGTGACCAGATGATCTTCACCGGACGGTCGATGCCGCGCTGGTGCAGGCGGTACGCCGCCAGGGCGAGCACGATCTGCACCGACATGTCCTCGCGCCCGCCGAACGCCCCGCCGATGGCGGGATAGATGACCCGGATGCGATCCTTGGGAAGGTCGAGTGCATGGGCGATTTGCGCCTGGTCCTCGTGGGTCCATTGGCCGGCAACCTCGACCGTAATGCGCCCCTCTTCATCGATGTAGCCCAGACCGGCCTCGGGCTGCAGAAAAGCGTGCTCCTGCGCAGGTGTGCGGTATTCCCCCTCGACGACGACGTCCGCCGCTTCGAATCCCTTCTTCACGTCTCCTTTGCGGATGCGGTAGTGGCAGAAGACGTTGTTCTCCCGATCCGGATGCAGCAGCACGTCGTTCGATTTCCACGCCTGCAGGACGTCCGTGAGAACCGGCAGATCTTCATATTCAACTTCGATGCGCTTCACGGCTTCCGCCGCGATCGCCTCGCTTTCCGCCACCACCAGCGCCACCTGATCGCCGACGAAACGTACCCGGTCGGCGTACGGTTTCGAAGAGCCGGGTCCGCAGAGCACCGGTTGGTCGGGCATGATCAGGCCGTACTCGTTGACGGGGACATCTTTCGCCGTTAGCACGGCGAGTACGCCGGAAAGTGCTTCGGCGGCCGATGTATCCACGCTGCGCACCACGGCGTGCGGTCTGCCCGCGAAAAGGATCTTCATGTATGCCTGATCGGGACGGTCGATATCACCGGGAAATTGGGTTTCTCCCGTCACTTTCCCCCGTGCGTCGATTTTGGGTACGGATGTTCCAATCAATGACATGTACACGCCTTAAAACGATTTTCGCGCCGGCCTCGAACCTCGGCTGATGAGATACTTCCGGTCTGTTCACTCGCTGCGCGATCCAATCGATAACCTAAAATCGTGATGACGAATTTACCTCCGCTTCTTAGCGCCGGATCTCCTTTTCGGCAGCGGGGCATCGGTCTCGCCCATTTTCTTCGGAAACATCACCGCCCAGATGATGCTCAGAATCGAGTAGCACAACATCATGAAAAGCAGGGAAACCACGATTTGTACGAGGGCGCCGTCCGGCAGGAACGTTGCGAAAGAGGGGCGTAATGCGTCTGCCGGCAGATAAACCAAACCCGAGCGGATAAACCAGCCGGAGAAGACATAGGCAGCCGCCCCTAAAATCGCAATGATGATGCAGCCGACTCCCCGCAAGACCGGATTTCCGCGCTTCTTCTTTTCGCGTTCCTCATAGAATTTTCGATCCGACCACATACTTCCACGACCCATAGCAACCTCCTGAATTTACGTTGAAATTCGCCTTACCGGAAAGCGGTCCTTCGATTCACCCCTCTGAATCGTGAGCCGCTTTGTCGATGGCAGAAACGATCATCGAATAACCCGTGCAGCGGCACAGATTGCCCGTAATCGATTGCACGATTTCTGCTCGCGTGGGGTGCGGCCGCTCCTCCAGAAGCTTGACGCCCGACATGATAAAACCGGGCGTGCAGTACCCGCACTGTACGGCGCCCTCGTCGATGAAAGACTGCTGAACCGGATGCAGTTCATCACCCCGGGCGATTCCCTCGATGGTAACGATCTCCGCCCCATGGGCGCGCGGCGCGGGAACCAGACAGGCCATCACGGCGACGCCGTCGAGAAACACCGTACACGCGCCGCACTCTCCTTCCGCGCAGCCCTCTTTCGTGCCGGTGAGCTTCCCTTCCTCACGCAGCAGCCGCAGCAAGGTTTTGTCCTGGCCCGAAGTAAAGCGGCAGGCTTTTCCGTTAATCGTCGTTTCGATGGGCGTTCCCGCCTGATGCTCAGTAGATGCCGCGAGCCGGGACGCAGCCGGCATCTCGCTGCTGCCCCAGAGCATGACGGGACGTTCGGGATAATCCCGTCGTTCTCGATCGTGAGCCAGATCGCGCAGGGCACGCTTGACGCAAATCCGCACCATCTTCTCACGGTAATCCGCCGAACCACGCAGGTCGTCGATCGGCGCCGCGGCCCCAGCGGCGAGTCGCCCCGCCTCCTCGATGACGGCGTCCGAGAGTTCCTTCCCCGCCAAATACGACTCCGCCTCGGCTGCGTGGATCACGGTCGGTGCGACCGAGCCGAGGCTAATCGCCGCACGTGATATTTTCGACTCGTCGATTTCCAGCAGGACCGCTGCGTTGACCACGGATATCGCCTGCGCCCTGCGCAGCGCCAGTTTCTGAAACGTGCTGCGCATATTCGTCGACGGCGCAGGGAAGGCGATGTCCACGATCATCTCGTCTTCGGCCAACACCGTCTTGCGCACACCGGTGTAGAAATCCTCGAGCTTCACCTTGCGCTCTGCGGAACGCGAACGCAGGGTCAATTGCGCATCCAGGGCCAGCAGCGGCGGGATCGAATCGTTGGCCGGAGAAGCCGTGACCAGATTGCCGGCGATCGTTCCCCGGTTGCGGATCTGCGGCGCGCCGACCTGCCAGCAGGCCTGCGCCAGCGCGAAGGCGCGCTCGACGATCAGTTCCGACCCGGCACACTGATTGTGCGTCACCAATGGACCCAGGTGAATCCAGCCCTGCTCATCGAGCCGGATTTCATCCAGCCCCTCGAGCCGGCTAACGTCGATCAGCGCCGTGACGTCCGGCCGCTGGCCGCGCTCCATTTCCAGCAGTAGATCGGTCCCTCCGGCAACGATGCGCGCCGTTCCGGCGTGTTCGGCCAACAATTCCAGAACATCTTCGATCGTGTTGGGTGTAAAGTAGCGGTCCCACATCATCCCGTTCGTGCCTCATTACTTTCCGAAACAGTATGCTCGTTATGTTTCCGATTCTCTCACAGATTGCGGCGTGTGCGCCATCCGCTCGCCGCTTCCGCCGCCCCGCAGCATGATGATCTGCGCCAGGATGCTCACGGCAATTTCCTCCGGCGTTTCGGCGTTCAGTTCAAGCCCGATCGGAGAGACCACCCGCTGCAGTATTTCCGCCGGGATACCACTCTCCGTCAATTGCTGCGCCGTCGTTTCCCAGCGCCGCCTCGACCCGATCACGCCGATGAACGCCGCAGGCGTGTCCAGTAGACCGGGCAGCGCCTGCACATCGACGTCGACGCCCCGCGTCGTCAATACCACGTAGGTATCCGGGTGGATTTCCGCGGCATCCGCGAAACCCTGCGGTCCGCTGTGGATATATTCGTGCGCTTCGGGTACGGCTTCGGGAGTGGCATACTCCGCACGATCGTCGACGACCACCACCCGGAATCCCAGCCATGTCGCCAGATGGGCGACGGCCTTGCCGACGTGGCCGCCGCCGACGATAACCAGTTTCGGACTCGGGTTGACTGCTTCCATGAACACTTCCATTTCCCCACCGCACACGCCTACGTCCCCATCCTGCGGATCGACGAAGGAATAGGTGTGAATGCGGGGCTTTCCGTTCTTGAATACCTGCTGTGCCTCCTCGATCACGAGCGCTTCCATCTCACCGCCGCCGATCGTTCCTTCCCGTGTGCCGTCAGCCAATACCAGCATTTTCGCCCCTTCACGGCGGGGCACAGAGCCGCGCGTGCGGACCACGGTTGCCAAAACGGCAACACCACCGTCACGTTCCAGCGCAGCCAGACGCTCGTACAATCCCATCGCAGATTACCTCATTCTCCGGGCCGGCTCAGGGTTGCTTCCCGCGCAACGCCCGCCACAGGCGTTCCGGCGTGATCGGAATTTCCGTCAAGTCCGCACCGCAGGCATCCATGACGGCGTTGCCCACCGCGGGCGCCACGCCGTCCATGGGAATCTCGGCCACCGCTTTTACCCCGAAGGGATGCGAAGGCTCGAAGGTCTCCACGAATATCGTCTCCAATTCCGGCATCTCGTGCGCGGCGAAAATATGATAGTCACTGAAATTGGTTTCCCTGGCTTGGCCTTCTTCGTCGTACAGCATCTCCTCGCAAACAGCGTACCCCAGGGCCTGCGTCATACCGCCTTCGATCTGTCCGGAAGCGGTAAGAGGGTTCACGATCACACCCGAATCCACCGCCATGACCAGCTTGTCGACTGTCAGCTGCCCCGTTTCCACGTCTACGGTCACCTCCGCGAACTGCGCCGCAAAGGGCGGCGGCGCCACGGGGGACATGAAGGAAGCCACACCCATGATTTGTTCCTGGTCCTCGTGGTGCAGGGCGTTCAGTGCCACCTCGCCGAGCGTGATGGTTCGTCCGTCCGGCGCCCAGGCGCAGCCATCCGCCAGATGGATTTGCTCCGCGCTCACGGCCTCACCCCACTCGCTCAACATGCGTGCCGCCCGAATCGTAATGCGCTGCGCCACGTCCCGAGCCGCGCGCACGACCGCGCCGCCCGATATGTAGGTCGTGCTGGAGGCATACGCGCCCTTGTCGAATGGCGTGAAATCGGTGTCCGAAGAATAGACCACGATGTCGTCCACGCGGACTCCCAGCACCTCCGCAGCCTGCTGCGCCAGAACCGTGTCCGCACCGGTGCCCAGATCGGTGGCGCCGACCAAAAGGTTGAACGAGCCGTCGTCGTTGAGCTTGATGCTCGCCCCGCCCATGTCGAGATAGGGGATCGCCGTGCCCTGCATCACCAGCGCCACACCGATCCCGCGGCGCAAATGGGGTGCGCCGGGAATCTGGTGCCAATCGCGATTGCCGAATTTCGCATCCCATCCGGCGGCCGCCTTGCCTTGCTGCACGCACTCCTCCAGGCCGCAGGTGCTGATCGTCTCCGGGCGCGGCTCGCGCCCCTCCGACCAGGCCGTGCTGAATGGATGCAGTTCCCCCTCTCGCAGGGTGTTCTTCAACCGGAAGCTTAGCGGTTCCAAATTCAATGCCTGCGCAACACGCTCCATATGGCGTTCGACCGGCCAGAAACCCTGCGGCACGCCGTAGCCGCGATAGGCGCCGGAAGATGGGCGGTTGGTGTACACGATATCGGCATAGAAACGAATATTCGGCGACTTGCGGTATTCGCCGTCTCCCACGTAGAGCGCCATCGCCTTGTGGCCCGTGTTGCCCGTCACGGTCAGGGCGTGGCAGCCGTACGCCCCGGTGTCGCTCAGGGCGTACATCTCGTTGGCCGTGATCGTGCCGTCGCGCTTGACCCCCGTTTTCATGCGGATGCGCATGGGATGGCGGGAACGCGAGGCCTGGAACTCTTCGGCGCGCGTGGTT
It encodes:
- a CDS encoding xanthine dehydrogenase family protein molybdopterin-binding subunit produces the protein MSLIGTSVPKIDARGKVTGETQFPGDIDRPDQAYMKILFAGRPHAVVRSVDTSAAEALSGVLAVLTAKDVPVNEYGLIMPDQPVLCGPGSSKPYADRVRFVGDQVALVVAESEAIAAEAVKRIEVEYEDLPVLTDVLQAWKSNDVLLHPDRENNVFCHYRIRKGDVKKGFEAADVVVEGEYRTPAQEHAFLQPEAGLGYIDEEGRITVEVAGQWTHEDQAQIAHALDLPKDRIRVIYPAIGGAFGGREDMSVQIVLALAAYRLHQRGIDRPVKIIWSREESILGHHKRHPFVLRARWGASREGKILAAEVDVIQDGGAYAYTSTKVLGNATLMCTGPYEIPNVKVDAYAVYTNHIPGGAFRGFGGPQGAFAAEGQMNKLAEALGMDPVEIREHNIFREGSLLSSGTPLPEGVSMDKVLAACAQKGGWRQTKQGWKRKADGEEVEDGKAHLRRGVGFACGFKNVGFSFGAPELCTATVELHGAGEIEELVLRHAGADVGQGSHTVMTQMAAEAAGVSIDKVRLVASDTATSDDSGSASASRMTFMSGNSIRGAVAAALEKWHGEERPAVATYEYRPPATTPFDPQTGKSEPNFAYGYVAEIARVEVDTDTGKVHLLEVICADDVGQAVNPQGVHGQIEGAIVQASGYALLEDFQQEGGYVQTGLLSTYLIPTVMDIPERISAVVLEHPDPIGPWGARGMGEMPYIPLAPAIAAAIRDALGIWIDEFPFTPERVLKAWSGKE
- a CDS encoding FAD binding domain-containing protein, with translation MMWDRYFTPNTIEDVLELLAEHAGTARIVAGGTDLLLEMERGQRPDVTALIDVSRLEGLDEIRLDEQGWIHLGPLVTHNQCAGSELIVERAFALAQACWQVGAPQIRNRGTIAGNLVTASPANDSIPPLLALDAQLTLRSRSAERKVKLEDFYTGVRKTVLAEDEMIVDIAFPAPSTNMRSTFQKLALRRAQAISVVNAAVLLEIDESKISRAAISLGSVAPTVIHAAEAESYLAGKELSDAVIEEAGRLAAGAAAPIDDLRGSADYREKMVRICVKRALRDLAHDRERRDYPERPVMLWGSSEMPAASRLAASTEHQAGTPIETTINGKACRFTSGQDKTLLRLLREEGKLTGTKEGCAEGECGACTVFLDGVAVMACLVPAPRAHGAEIVTIEGIARGDELHPVQQSFIDEGAVQCGYCTPGFIMSGVKLLEERPHPTRAEIVQSITGNLCRCTGYSMIVSAIDKAAHDSEG
- a CDS encoding XdhC family protein, which codes for MGLYERLAALERDGGVAVLATVVRTRGSVPRREGAKMLVLADGTREGTIGGGEMEALVIEEAQQVFKNGKPRIHTYSFVDPQDGDVGVCGGEMEVFMEAVNPSPKLVIVGGGHVGKAVAHLATWLGFRVVVVDDRAEYATPEAVPEAHEYIHSGPQGFADAAEIHPDTYVVLTTRGVDVDVQALPGLLDTPAAFIGVIGSRRRWETTAQQLTESGIPAEILQRVVSPIGLELNAETPEEIAVSILAQIIMLRGGGSGERMAHTPQSVRESET
- a CDS encoding molybdopterin-dependent oxidoreductase gives rise to the protein MQIHFTLNGMPVELDIEGRETLLEVLRERLGMFGVKHGCESGECGACAVLIDGEPRNTCVMLAPQVEGRQVVTIEGLGERPDPGWRQSRGLDRIQQAFIDTGAIQCGYCTPAMILAAHALLEKEPQPTEVQVREALSGVLCRCTGYLKPVQAVLRAAAILRGDSVEPLEAPIPAPRELRPPSEPGPEVGETEPGGSDVLTRTSVMPRILVTTQESPLRAVGKPVPKVDAAKLAQGKPAFTLDFEMRGMLFAKVLRSPYAHARIKRIDASRARALPGVAAVLTWEDIPRVVFSTAGQSDPIPGPLDTFSLDNKVRYVGDRVAFVAAESEAIAEEALEFIEVEYEPLPAILDYSHAMDEGAVQIHDEPEYVNFADSDPTRNLAAEIRIDIGDVEKGFAEADEIIEGEYEVPKVQQAHIEPHAVVTYWDENDRLVIRTSTQVPFHVRRQLAPVLGLPIKRIRVIKPRIGGGFGGKQEVQIEDVAAHLTIATGRPVRFETTRAEEFQASRSRHPMRIRMKTGVKRDGTITANEMYALSDTGAYGCHALTVTGNTGHKAMALYVGDGEYRKSPNIRFYADIVYTNRPSSGAYRGYGVPQGFWPVERHMERVAQALNLEPLSFRLKNTLREGELHPFSTAWSEGREPRPETISTCGLEECVQQGKAAAGWDAKFGNRDWHQIPGAPHLRRGIGVALVMQGTAIPYLDMGGASIKLNDDGSFNLLVGATDLGTGADTVLAQQAAEVLGVRVDDIVVYSSDTDFTPFDKGAYASSTTYISGGAVVRAARDVAQRITIRAARMLSEWGEAVSAEQIHLADGCAWAPDGRTITLGEVALNALHHEDQEQIMGVASFMSPVAPPPFAAQFAEVTVDVETGQLTVDKLVMAVDSGVIVNPLTASGQIEGGMTQALGYAVCEEMLYDEEGQARETNFSDYHIFAAHEMPELETIFVETFEPSHPFGVKAVAEIPMDGVAPAVGNAVMDACGADLTEIPITPERLWRALRGKQP